A region from the Bacillota bacterium genome encodes:
- a CDS encoding HNH endonuclease, giving the protein MPGKPYRVCNHPGCSQLVKPPARYCAAHQQKEAERRRGQQRHYDRYARNKKAKAFYQSKEWKGPGGARQRALVRDNHICQECLRHGRLTKAVTVHHIKPLLEFWELRLELSNLESVCLPCHNRKGH; this is encoded by the coding sequence ATGCCGGGGAAGCCATACCGGGTGTGCAATCACCCAGGCTGCAGCCAGCTGGTTAAGCCGCCGGCGAGATACTGCGCAGCTCACCAGCAGAAAGAGGCTGAACGGCGCCGTGGTCAGCAGCGGCATTACGATCGCTATGCCCGCAACAAAAAAGCCAAGGCCTTCTACCAATCAAAGGAGTGGAAAGGTCCTGGTGGTGCACGGCAGCGGGCCCTGGTGAGAGACAACCACATCTGCCAGGAGTGCTTGAGGCACGGGCGCCTCACCAAAGCCGTCACGGTCCACCACATCAAACCACTGCTAGAGTTCTGGGAGCTGAGGCTGGAGCTTTCCAACCTGGAGAGTGTATGCTTGCCATGCCATAACCGCAAAGGGCACTGA